In Hyperolius riggenbachi isolate aHypRig1 chromosome 1, aHypRig1.pri, whole genome shotgun sequence, the genomic window ctcaacacccaggaactggtctaacgtataacacagcaatgacacagtaatcctaagcttgggtgtgaggtccttagtcacaacaccctggaactggtctaacgtataacacagcaatgatacagtaatcctaagcttgggtgtgaggtccttggtcacaacaccctggaactggtctaacgtataacacagcaatgacacagtaatcctaagcttgggtgtgaggtccttggtcacaacgccctggaactggtctaaagtataacacagcaatgacacagtaatcctaagcttgggtgtgaggtccttggtcacaacaccctggaactggtctaaagtataacacagcaatgacacagtaatcctaagcttgggtgtgaggtccttggtcacaacaccctggaactggtctaagatataacagcaatgacacagtatccctaagcttgggtgtgaggtccgtggtcacaacaccctggaactggtctaaggtataacacagcaatgacacagtatccctaagcttgggtgtgtggtcacaacaccctggaactgatctaacatataacacaaatgtaatctggctaagtgtgaattcccaggtcctcctggttctaacacactgtgggatctgactggtctgagtgctcacacgttagtattcacaacggcagacaaccagcaactgacaagcaagatctatatatacttgcagtgctgtgcagctccgcccgagccactcagccaatccagagtccagctgggatcagctgatcggcctgatcagctgattccccttctgctggtataaatgtcctgtcgcctggcgtgcgcacgcgtagctctccatctgtgtgcactagaaggtccagccaagccagacgcgtgtcgctgcgtggaaaccgccggtctgaacgcggagatagccgtccTGTCCCtagaccacgcggcggcatctccgctgttcattacatacagctaacaaatagaacattaggaacaaagaaaagagtctcatactgtttccagtacaggaagcgttaagaaacttcagttgttatccatgcaaaagagcttctctgagctcttcgatcCAATTTGGGTccaagacagtcctgttttctgaagcacttatctcaacctgcaaatatgacagaatgatgcattgttaaaaaaaaaaagtaatataactgaaaaaagtaagagactcttttcttttctactaatgttctattccttatccgtgctacacatacaattcattatatcatacgtttttttttgggttttttttgcttcaggtttgcattGACCACTTCAACCTatagtgttgttcaccttatgcatccgagcaactttcaactcccatttattcaccaataactttatcactaattatcacagttaattgatctatatcttgttttttctgccaccatttaggcattctttgggtggtacattttgcaaagaattattttatcctaaatccattttaacaggaaaattaagaaagaaatggataaaaataattatttctcatgttttggccattatagtttgaaattaatacatgctttcATAATTAAAAccttattcattttatttgccaatttgtcccggttattacaacgtttaaattatgtcgctatcacaatttatggcgcaaatattttatttggaaataatggtgcattttttcaatttccgtccatcgctatttacaagcatATCATTtcaaaaaattatagtaatatactctcttgacatgcatattcaaaatgTTCAGAccctgaggtaactatttatgttttttgtttttttgtttttttattaaaacatttatttgggtaatttttggtgtggggagTAAACAGTTAatgttaaatgtaatataatgtatgtatttaatttttaaaaaaatgtatgtgggtgtagttactatttggccacaagatggccacagtccacaagtcctggaagcgaatgatctcgcttccaggaagcattaggaagacgagaaacttttttttctgcagaaagatAGTcgttttttctgccggggacatagatcaataaaaagggaactatattcccattcattgatctcgagACTAACGGCAAGTGGGTCTGGAGCGTGCGCGATAAAGCGCATGGTGCCGTTGCAGCaacacagtctatctggatggatatatccatctagatagacttttttttttttttccacaacaaagatttttattgttttatctttATCAACAGTACATGTACTATAACAACATTGATGTCATGAAGTAGTTTCAATGTTGGTAGGTTCAAACATAGAAACACTATTTTCAACAATACTGAAAtgaaagtatacagtatattaccaAGAATATTGGTATCCTAGCCGTCCATTAACAAGGCCTCTGCGGCTGGACTAGCTGCACACCTCTCATGGTAGAATGCATATGACCACCCAGTATAGGCCATATCTTATTTCTGAATATAGAAGATTAAAGTACACTTTCTTATTGCATCTAACATAGTAAAACTCAACTAAGAAACAGAACAAAcaccaatgtaaacagcagccgggTAAAACTGGCCCAATTGAGCCCAATAACTTAACATCTGAATGGCGATGAAATAGCTTTAACATGTATAAATTGAATATTACACTTTACTGAACAATGTCTTCCAGCTGTTTACACAtctagatagacttaagtggttaaatagtgtaatcagggccggatttacaactcagagaaCCCTAGTCACAGGTGTTCTGGTGTCCTAAACTCCGCCCATGAACACAGaccacacccctaagtaaaatatTCTGAACTTCAATCCCTGCCTCATGTCACTACTACCTGTCCTAAGAATCTTACAATTTAATCACTGTCTCATAGCATTCCTTACAAGACaaggcaaataacatttatattgcgcttttcttctggcggaccCAAAGTGCCAAGAGACAAGGATTAGAGTGTAAATGCCTGAGGACAGTAATGTGAGGcaaggattagactgtaagctcctaagGTCAGTGATCTGAAGTAGGGGCTGCCGCTCCCACATAAGGCACAATGATTAACTGTAACATAATCTGAGGATGTTTGCATTTTTGCTTGTCAAGGCTACTATTTACAGTTGtttcattttgatttttttttctaggcaCTGTTTTGTTGGCTGTGACAGAAGACTATACTGTAAAGATTGGCCTGCCCCCAAGAGATAAGATGGATAATTTTTACGCTAGGGCTCTTGTTTTGGGCAAAGTACACAATGCCAGCCATGTAGTCTGCAGCCCCGATGGAGACCTCTACTGCATCCGTGGAGGGGATATCTACGTGGGGCCGCCACCATCAAAGGAAGGCATGGACTGGTTTTCTACAGCCACAAGAGTTGGGAAAGCTGAATGGGATAATGTCAAACTCATTTTCTTCCATCCCAATGGAGATCTATATATAACATATCATGATGGAACCTTCTACACGGGTCCTgcacctgaaaatgaaaatatatcctGGAGGTATGGGCTAGCCACAAAGGTAGGGGTTTGTGACTGGTACCAGTTTGATGCCTTGTTCTTTGATGCAGAAGGAATTCTGTATGCTGTGAATTATCATGACAGGATTGTGAAGAACCAGCCACCGACAGAGCCAAGTTACTGGCTGAGGGAAAGCACGGAGGTTGGAAGAGGAGGTTGGTGTGAACTCACTCACTTCATGTCCTTCGACCCAGATGGAAAACTGTGGGCTGTcaacaaaaaaaatggaaatatctATAGAGGGAATCCTCCAACTGTACAAAACCAACACTATAAGGATAACGCTGACTATTTGGGATGGAACTATAATGTGTTTAGGTTCCTCTCCTTCACCAAAGATAAGACTATTCGGAGCATTATCAGCTTCCAGTTTCTGCCTGAACTTGGCCAAAAAGTCTCTGAAACTGCTGAAGTTATAGCAGATGAAATCTATGACAACAGTAAAAGCACCTCCACATTAAAACACACCTTCACGTAAGTCAgctaaagacaaaaaaaaaaactgctattgtttaaagctACATGGTCACACCCACCTATTGTCACCTGTGTACCTGTTAGAACCCATTAGCTAGAGTAGACAGTTCTGTGAAGAGGAACATACAGACACATTGCTCAGAATACACCGTGAAGTGTCTTTTTAGGCCTACCAAGCAGTATATTACAAAGTTCCAGGATTGCTTCCCTTGGTTACTTCCATCCAGTATATAACAGTCCTATTTACATCAAGGGGCCTGTCGTAATGCATGGAGTGGGTATTCCTCAGTATAAACACAGCCTGGAAAAGCTGTCCTGAAACTGCCAGTGATTAATATACTGTCCAAGCTCTACAAGTGGCCActcatgtgtgtgtatgcatactagcagtgttgatcggatacctcaaatatcgaacttcgagtgaattcggatagtttactatccgaattcgaccaaactcgaataggataattcgagtttggtcgaatttggatagtaaactatccgaattcactcgaagttcgatattcgagttaattgaatatccgattcgaatcggatatccaacgtcactatccgagtctgtattcgagtaaaatattcgagatggccttaaatagcttttaaaacttgtattggaggtcaatgatgcatgaaaccaccttttttatgaagaaaaacatcaagtgattatgtggtgatgtagtcgttataaaaaaggtatcaaaaatagtaaattaacttcatgaaaagtgtttgcatgagaaggtgtgtccaaaatggttgtaagttggaagtcttcatttacgtcgtcttcatcttcttcttctatatcttcttctttttcttcttcttctatatcttcttctactcgaatcttcttcatcttctacttcttgtattttcttcaattatctttttcttcttctatatcttcttcttcctcttcttcttcttctatatcttcttcttcttcttctatatcttcttcttctatatcttcttcttcttttataccttcttcttcttctatatcttcttcttcttctccttcttctacttctatatctccttcttcttcttctatatcttcttcttcttcttctatatcttcttcttcttctatatcttcttcttctatatcttcttattcttctatatcttcttcatcttcgtcttctatatcttcttcttcttctatatcttcttcttcttctatatcttcttcatcttcgtcttctatatcttcttcttcttcgtcttctatatcttcttctttgtcgtcttcttcttctacatcttcttcttctatatcttcttcttctatatcttcttcttcttcttcttcctcttcttctccatcattatattatgtgtcttggttttcctttcttttgtaatattttttttttgacttcatttgtggaaatattttattttaataacaccatagttatatttgtgttgatggcataataggtagtggcacattacaagccacagcgcctttttctctgtaccctggtggtggtaaaacacagacatcagcaggaggaggaagtagttgcaagttgtagtgtggt contains:
- the LOC137562405 gene encoding uncharacterized protein, coding for MAAQEEKPQGAELKPEAESSPSFEMDNHKPSSKLIRKLLPFNTARRYPQKMGTVLLAVTEDYTVKIGLPPRDKMDNFYARALVLGKVHNASHVVCSPDGDLYCIRGGDIYVGPPPSKEGMDWFSTATRVGKAEWDNVKLIFFHPNGDLYITYHDGTFYTGPAPENENISWRYGLATKVGVCDWYQFDALFFDAEGILYAVNYHDRIVKNQPPTEPSYWLRESTEVGRGGWCELTHFMSFDPDGKLWAVNKKNGNIYRGNPPTVQNQHYKDNADYLGWNYNVFRFLSFTKDKTIRSIISFQFLPELGQKVSETAEVIADEIYDNSKSTSTLKHTFTFTKTIKDSSSFTHEHGFTFEVGAETMFKAGVPFIAENETTVEINLSTTHKWSFTEANETQVSLSSSSPVEIGPGKAVRMVASVKRGVLDVPYRAKVNTIFGFETEIKGKWNGVSYYNMIVKQEDYTEYLDCFSSA